A single genomic interval of Bacillota bacterium harbors:
- a CDS encoding GDSL-type esterase/lipase family protein, whose product MKRKIICLGDSLTYGYPYGPQFSWVYYVGQKITGLNLVNAGVNGNTLEDMARRFGRDVITGKPSALVILGGTNDAFCRDISLAATLNYLDEMLKNALDKGIEPIIGLPVPVVDDLAAQTKLERLSLSYRERAMFFNLWFLDFATPFFDPVAKTPRQELYLDGVHPNQKGYKVMGETALTFFNNYYLKRKNSENTT is encoded by the coding sequence ATGAAGAGAAAAATTATTTGTTTAGGAGACAGTCTTACGTACGGATACCCTTATGGACCTCAATTTTCCTGGGTTTATTATGTTGGTCAGAAAATAACCGGTCTTAATTTAGTAAATGCCGGCGTAAACGGTAATACCCTTGAAGACATGGCGAGAAGGTTTGGAAGGGATGTCATAACAGGCAAGCCATCCGCACTGGTGATTCTGGGAGGAACTAATGATGCTTTTTGCAGGGATATTTCCCTGGCAGCAACCCTTAATTACCTGGATGAGATGCTTAAAAATGCCCTGGATAAAGGGATTGAGCCGATAATAGGTCTTCCGGTTCCTGTAGTAGACGATCTTGCGGCACAGACGAAACTTGAGCGCCTTTCCTTATCTTACCGGGAGAGAGCAATGTTTTTTAATCTTTGGTTTTTAGACTTTGCAACCCCTTTTTTTGATCCCGTGGCAAAAACTCCCCGGCAGGAGCTTTACCTTGATGGTGTTCACCCCAATCAGAAGGGGTATAAAGTGATGGGTGAAACAGCACTAACCTTTTTTAACAACTATTATTTGAAGAGGAAAAATTCCGAAAATACTACATGA
- a CDS encoding ATP-binding protein, with amino-acid sequence MPKKPYHDSLWRPVGKAITDYQMIQEGDKIAAGVSGGKDSLTLLYVLKEIRAFSPVKFELYALTVDLGFGTPLDPIRDFCRQNGITWSCVHTLIGPIVFDYRKEPNPCSLCSKMRNGALHSAARQLGCNKVALAHHLDDALETFFLCLFYERRIKTFQPRSFLSRRKITLIRPLIYVRERTINNFALTFQLPVVKNLCPVNHETKREEMKELLNYLEQKFPGVRNRLLTALQNVNPAHLWKK; translated from the coding sequence TTGCCGAAAAAGCCATATCATGACTCTCTCTGGCGTCCTGTAGGGAAAGCAATAACTGACTACCAAATGATCCAGGAGGGAGATAAAATTGCCGCCGGGGTTTCCGGCGGCAAGGATAGTCTTACCCTTCTTTATGTATTAAAGGAAATTAGAGCTTTTTCCCCGGTCAAATTTGAGCTTTATGCTCTTACCGTGGATCTTGGATTCGGCACTCCGCTGGATCCGATCCGGGACTTTTGTCGCCAGAATGGCATCACCTGGTCTTGCGTTCATACCCTGATCGGCCCCATCGTATTTGACTACCGTAAAGAACCTAATCCTTGTTCGCTTTGCAGTAAAATGCGCAATGGCGCGTTACACAGTGCCGCGCGCCAGTTGGGTTGTAATAAAGTAGCCCTCGCCCACCATCTTGATGATGCTTTAGAGACATTTTTTTTATGTCTCTTCTACGAACGCCGGATTAAAACATTTCAACCTCGCAGCTTCCTCTCACGCAGGAAGATTACCTTAATTAGGCCCCTCATATACGTGCGTGAAAGAACAATTAATAACTTTGCCCTGACTTTTCAACTTCCTGTTGTAAAAAACCTGTGCCCTGTAAATCACGAAACCAAACGAGAGGAAATGAAGGAACTGTTGAACTACCTGGAACAAAAATTTCCCGGTGTAAGGAATCGACTTTTAACTGCTCTCCAAAATGTTAATCCTGCTCATCTCTGGAAAAAGTAA
- the trmL gene encoding tRNA (uridine(34)/cytosine(34)/5-carboxymethylaminomethyluridine(34)-2'-O)-methyltransferase TrmL, translating into MFNIVLYEPEIPQNTGNIARLCAATGCRLHLIEPLGFSLQDRHLKRAGLDYWHLLEVYRYSSFQELELKFPSARMFYVTTKGKIYYHEFNYKKDDFFIFGKETTGLPEDLIARNLNFCLRIPLVNGARCLNLSNSVAIIVYEAFRKQKFKGLS; encoded by the coding sequence ATGTTTAACATTGTTCTCTATGAACCGGAAATACCCCAAAATACCGGGAACATTGCTCGTCTCTGTGCAGCTACAGGATGTCGCCTCCATTTGATAGAGCCGCTTGGCTTTTCACTTCAAGACCGCCATCTTAAACGAGCTGGTCTGGATTACTGGCATCTCCTGGAAGTTTACCGTTATTCCTCTTTTCAAGAACTTGAATTAAAATTTCCCTCGGCGAGGATGTTTTATGTCACCACTAAAGGAAAAATTTATTATCACGAATTTAATTATAAAAAGGATGATTTCTTTATTTTCGGAAAAGAAACAACAGGATTGCCAGAAGATTTAATAGCCAGGAATCTCAATTTTTGCTTACGGATCCCCCTGGTAAACGGGGCACGTTGTCTTAATTTATCGAATTCCGTGGCAATTATTGTCTATGAGGCATTCCGTAAACAAAAGTTTAAAGGATTAAGCTAA